AAAATGGGATTATCATATTGGCGTTAACTGCCTGCTTATTGGTTTGGCATTATCGTGGGAAAGTCGATAGCTTGCTTCCGCTTTATGCGATCGGTGTTTTCACCTCCTTTACTCTCTCCCAAAGCGGCATGTTTATTCACTGGAAGCGATTGAATGATAAGGGTTGGTTGCGGCGAGCCTTGATTAACGGCTGCGGGGCAATCATTACAGGCATCGTATGCATCATTATCATCACTACTAAGTTCAAAGAAGGCGCATACATTGTCGTCATCCTTCTCAGTATTCTTTTTGTCACTTTCAAAGGCATAAAACGCCATTATGTTAAGAGTGCATTACAACTTGCCTTGCCCAGACGTTATGAATCGCATGAGACCGTGAATACTGTGCTATTGTTGGTGCCGCGTATACACCAGGGGATTTTGGCCGCTTTCGAATATGCGCGCTCTATTGGTTTAGACTGTCGGGCTGTGCATGTGAATATTAGCGCCGATCCTCGACGTCTTGAAGTGATGCGTAAAGACTGGGATAAGTTTGCCAAAGATATTCCTTTGGTAATACTTGAATCTCCATTTCGATCTTTAGTCGGCCCTATTTTAGAGTATGTCGATGAGGCTTTAAGCGAGCATCCAGACCATGTTATAACGGTTATCGTGCCTGAATACGTGCCTGGAAAGTGGTGGCATTCGATTTTACATGAGAACGCGGCTTTTCAGCTCAAACTTGCATTATCCTCGAGAAGAAATGTTGTCGTTACCAATGTCCGATATTTCCTAGGTTAGGTTGTATGCTATAATCGCTGAACTTA
This DNA window, taken from bacterium, encodes the following:
- a CDS encoding APC family permease; this translates as IILRAFAGGCTAMTGTEAVSNGVPAFRPPESRNAAITLRWMAIILITMFLGISYLAGHLPILNLLSESNSHSRTVLSQIAANVFGSTSYFFYYIQISTFLILILAANTSFADFPRLASIMARDGYLPRQFARQGDRLVFQNGIIILALTACLLVWHYRGKVDSLLPLYAIGVFTSFTLSQSGMFIHWKRLNDKGWLRRALINGCGAIITGIVCIIIITTKFKEGAYIVVILLSILFVTFKGIKRHYVKSALQLALPRRYESHETVNTVLLLVPRIHQGILAAFEYARSIGLDCRAVHVNISADPRRLEVMRKDWDKFAKDIPLVILESPFRSLVGPILEYVDEALSEHPDHVITVIVPEYVPGKWWHSILHENAAFQLKLALSSRRNVVVTNVRYFLG